In one Armatimonadota bacterium genomic region, the following are encoded:
- the mgtA gene encoding magnesium-translocating P-type ATPase: MPAPARETEDTFWTRPLAALADDLRSDSSGLSSAEADARLIRHGPNVLRPRGQRALLVEFLSRFRNPLVIVLVVASGISALTGDATSFFIISAIVLMSVTLDFVQEHKAGRAAERLKNSVAVRVTALRDGAPTEVPAERVVPGDVVMLAAGDLVPADGRVLESRDLFVNQALMTGEPYPVEKRSGDLTGSVGMAGAENAVFMGTSVISGSGRVLIYRTGGATALGEIADTLGRQAPPTAFEQGTRQFGLLIMRLTVLMVLFVLMVNTLFHRPLLEAFLFALALAVGLTPELLPMVVSVTLARGALRMAEKKVIVKRLAAVQDLGSMDVLCTDKTGTLTQARIHLERHLDGFGRESERVLELAYINSVFETGLRSPLDEAILEHVEIDVRGWTRIDEVPFDFERRRVSVLVEREGEREGERDGGRKGERERLLVVKGAPEDILRLSTMYEGDGPSDLRPMDRPGLERIQALFHSLGREGFRVLGVAWRSVGVDHPHAVVTDETELVFAGFAAFLDPPKASASEALRRLAECGVTVKVVTGDNELVTQHVCAQIGLTVSGVLLGTEIAAMDDEALGARAGTANLFCRVNPAQKNRVIRALRARGHVVGYMGDGINDAPSMHTADVGISVEGAVDVAKEAAELILLEQDLGVLHGGVMEGRRTFTNVMKYIMMGTSSNFGNMFSMAGASLVLPFLPMRPAQILLNNLLYDISEMPIPADSVDPEDLAHPRSWDMGFIRKFMLVVGPVSSIFDFLTFYVLLEVFRAHEAFFHTGWFVESLATQVLVIFVIRTRGNPFRSRPHQLLAGASLGVVAVAIALPFAPIAGRLGFVPLPPAFFVVLAGLVFTYLLAVEWVKRWFYRRLSTPPVPRRAAAP, from the coding sequence ATGCCCGCCCCTGCCCGTGAGACTGAAGACACATTCTGGACGCGGCCGCTGGCAGCGCTGGCAGACGATCTACGCTCGGATTCGTCCGGGCTGAGTAGCGCCGAGGCCGATGCGCGCCTGATCCGCCACGGGCCCAACGTGCTGCGCCCGCGCGGGCAGCGGGCCCTGCTTGTCGAGTTCCTTTCACGGTTCCGCAATCCGCTGGTGATCGTACTGGTGGTCGCCAGCGGAATCTCCGCCCTCACCGGCGATGCCACCAGCTTCTTCATCATCAGCGCCATTGTGCTGATGAGCGTGACACTGGACTTCGTGCAGGAGCACAAGGCCGGCCGCGCCGCGGAGCGGCTGAAGAACTCGGTCGCGGTGCGCGTCACAGCCCTCCGCGACGGCGCCCCCACGGAGGTTCCGGCAGAACGGGTGGTGCCCGGTGACGTCGTGATGCTGGCCGCCGGCGACCTGGTGCCTGCCGACGGCCGCGTACTGGAATCGCGCGACCTGTTCGTGAACCAGGCGCTCATGACCGGCGAGCCGTACCCGGTGGAGAAGCGCTCCGGCGACCTCACGGGGAGCGTGGGGATGGCCGGGGCCGAGAACGCGGTCTTCATGGGCACCTCGGTAATCAGCGGCAGCGGGCGCGTCCTGATCTACCGCACCGGGGGAGCCACGGCGCTGGGCGAGATCGCCGACACCCTGGGCAGGCAGGCCCCACCGACCGCGTTCGAGCAGGGGACGCGCCAGTTCGGCCTGCTCATCATGCGCCTGACCGTCCTGATGGTGCTGTTCGTGCTGATGGTGAACACACTGTTCCACAGGCCTCTCCTGGAAGCGTTTCTGTTCGCGCTCGCGCTCGCGGTGGGGCTGACCCCTGAACTTCTGCCCATGGTGGTCTCGGTGACCCTTGCCAGGGGCGCGCTGCGGATGGCCGAGAAGAAGGTCATTGTGAAGCGGCTGGCCGCGGTCCAGGACCTGGGCAGCATGGACGTGCTGTGCACCGACAAGACCGGAACGCTGACCCAGGCGCGCATCCATCTGGAACGCCACCTGGACGGATTCGGGCGCGAGAGCGAGCGAGTGCTGGAGCTCGCCTACATCAACAGCGTCTTCGAGACCGGCCTGCGCAGCCCGCTGGACGAGGCGATCCTGGAACACGTGGAGATTGACGTGCGCGGCTGGACGCGCATAGACGAGGTGCCGTTCGACTTCGAGCGGCGCCGGGTCTCGGTGCTCGTGGAACGGGAAGGGGAGCGGGAGGGCGAGCGGGATGGGGGGCGGAAGGGGGAGCGGGAACGGCTCCTGGTGGTCAAGGGCGCCCCGGAGGACATCCTGCGCCTCTCAACCATGTATGAGGGGGACGGGCCGTCGGATCTCCGGCCGATGGACCGCCCCGGACTGGAGCGGATTCAGGCCCTGTTCCACTCCCTGGGCCGCGAAGGGTTCCGGGTCCTGGGAGTGGCCTGGCGGTCGGTCGGCGTAGATCATCCCCACGCGGTGGTGACCGACGAGACGGAGCTGGTCTTCGCGGGATTCGCGGCATTCCTCGACCCGCCGAAGGCGAGCGCGTCCGAGGCGCTCCGCCGCCTGGCGGAGTGCGGGGTCACGGTCAAGGTCGTCACTGGCGACAACGAACTCGTCACCCAGCACGTCTGCGCGCAGATCGGGCTTACGGTGTCCGGCGTGCTGCTGGGCACGGAGATCGCGGCGATGGACGACGAGGCGCTGGGGGCCCGCGCCGGCACCGCCAACCTGTTCTGCCGCGTGAACCCGGCGCAGAAGAACCGGGTCATCCGCGCGCTCCGCGCGCGCGGACACGTGGTGGGCTACATGGGAGACGGCATCAACGACGCGCCCTCGATGCACACCGCGGACGTGGGCATCTCCGTGGAAGGCGCGGTGGACGTGGCCAAGGAGGCCGCGGAGCTGATTCTCCTGGAGCAGGACCTGGGCGTCCTCCACGGCGGGGTCATGGAGGGCCGGCGCACGTTCACCAACGTCATGAAGTACATCATGATGGGCACCAGCTCCAACTTCGGGAACATGTTCAGCATGGCAGGGGCATCCCTGGTGCTGCCCTTCCTACCGATGAGGCCGGCGCAGATCCTACTGAACAACCTGCTCTATGACATCTCCGAGATGCCCATTCCCGCGGACAGCGTGGACCCCGAGGACCTGGCCCACCCGCGCTCGTGGGACATGGGATTCATCCGGAAGTTCATGCTGGTGGTGGGGCCGGTGAGCTCGATCTTCGACTTCCTCACGTTCTACGTTCTGCTGGAGGTGTTCCGGGCCCACGAAGCATTCTTCCACACGGGGTGGTTCGTCGAGTCGCTCGCCACGCAGGTCTTGGTCATCTTCGTGATACGCACGCGCGGAAATCCATTCCGAAGCCGCCCCCACCAATTGCTGGCAGGCGCGTCGCTGGGCGTTGTCGCGGTGGCCATCGCCCTGCCGTTCGCGCCCATCGCCGGCCGCCTGGGGTTCGTGCCGCTGCCGCCGGCCTTCTTCGTGGTGCTGGCAGGGCTGGTGTTCACCTACCTGCTGGCGGTGGAATGGGTGAAGCGGTGGTTCTACCGGCGCCTGTCCACCCCGCCCGTGCCCCGCAGGGCCGCAGCGCCCTGA
- a CDS encoding reverse transcriptase-like protein — MCPGRGRAGGALVRRRLHASVSVCPAPAGPDVIKVVMHWEGGCAARTVVRRLRHGDTAPAACRAVLLALWEARRARARSLVLCTDDDEAADLITGSGPPPEGALGPYLQARALRHAFRSVEVRRLASACADLPLWAAAS; from the coding sequence ATGTGTCCTGGCCGCGGCCGCGCTGGAGGCGCCCTGGTGAGGCGGAGGCTGCACGCGTCGGTCTCGGTGTGTCCGGCGCCTGCCGGGCCCGACGTTATCAAGGTGGTGATGCATTGGGAGGGCGGCTGCGCCGCGCGCACGGTGGTCAGGCGGCTGCGGCACGGGGACACCGCGCCCGCTGCGTGCAGGGCGGTCCTGCTCGCGCTCTGGGAGGCGCGGCGTGCGCGCGCCCGCTCGCTCGTGCTGTGCACCGACGACGACGAGGCCGCGGACCTTATCACGGGATCCGGCCCGCCGCCCGAGGGAGCGCTCGGGCCGTACCTTCAGGCCAGGGCCCTCCGCCACGCCTTCCGCTCCGTGGAGGTGCGGCGCCTGGCGTCTGCCTGCGCCGACCTTCCGCTCTGGGCCGCGGCGTCGTAG
- the lexA gene encoding transcriptional repressor LexA, which yields MTSPLTPRQHEILRHIATSIRRTGIVPSVREIGHALGMRSPSTVHQHLSALARKGFLRRDGDRMRVLEITDRTPLKEGEEAVHLPLVGRVSAGTPVLAEQHIEDMIPIPRRFVGWSDESFLLTVRGDSMTGAGIIDGDLVIVRCQATASAGDIVVALQGEEATVKRLAVEGGGPYLRPENPAYTPNRGEFEILGKVVGLLRRFPAGGPAGGPGVGPAGRPVGGPA from the coding sequence ATGACCAGCCCTCTGACCCCTAGGCAGCACGAGATCCTCCGCCACATAGCGACCAGCATTCGCCGAACCGGCATCGTGCCCTCCGTGCGCGAGATCGGGCATGCGCTCGGGATGCGGTCACCATCCACCGTGCACCAACACCTCTCCGCCCTGGCCCGCAAGGGATTCCTGCGCCGCGACGGCGATCGGATGCGGGTGCTCGAGATCACCGACCGCACGCCATTGAAAGAAGGCGAGGAAGCCGTTCACCTGCCCCTGGTCGGGCGCGTGTCCGCGGGCACGCCGGTGCTGGCGGAACAACACATTGAGGACATGATCCCGATCCCCAGGCGCTTCGTCGGATGGAGCGACGAGAGCTTCCTTCTCACGGTGCGGGGTGACAGCATGACCGGCGCCGGGATTATTGATGGCGACCTGGTGATCGTCCGGTGCCAGGCCACTGCCAGCGCCGGAGATATCGTCGTTGCGCTCCAGGGCGAGGAGGCCACGGTCAAGCGCCTGGCTGTGGAAGGCGGCGGTCCGTATCTGCGGCCCGAGAACCCGGCCTACACTCCGAACCGGGGCGAGTTCGAGATCCTGGGCAAGGTGGTCGGCCTGCTGCGGCGCTTCCCGGCCGGAGGGCCGGCAGGAGGGCCGGGCGTAGGACCCGCCGGGAGACCAGTCGGGGGACCGGCATGA
- a CDS encoding threonine/serine dehydratase encodes MTVPGGGRVPELADIQEAVARIAPYARRTPVHPWDERQGILLKLESLQTTGSFKVRGAANHLCTVAGKVPGVVTASSGNHGQAVAYVAARLGIPAVVVVPQTVPQVKANAITGYGAELVRCGTTMSERYDMATRLAQERGLHMVPSFDDTLVIAGQGTCGLEILEQVPDLAAVAVPASGGGLLSGVALAIKALRPQVRIIGVEPLNVARFAASRAAGKRVSVPSVDTVADGLRGQTPGELTWEATCRAVDEFVAVDDDAILDAVRRLCVEAHLAVEPSGAVSVAALLAGLVRHRPAVAVVSGGNLDPALLAGLLTRPG; translated from the coding sequence ATGACCGTGCCAGGCGGCGGTCGCGTGCCTGAACTAGCCGATATCCAGGAAGCGGTCGCGCGCATCGCGCCCTATGCGCGCCGCACGCCGGTTCACCCATGGGACGAGCGGCAGGGAATCCTATTGAAGCTGGAGAGCCTCCAGACGACAGGGTCGTTCAAGGTGCGCGGGGCAGCGAACCACCTCTGCACGGTCGCGGGCAAGGTGCCGGGCGTGGTTACCGCCTCCTCCGGCAACCACGGGCAGGCGGTTGCCTACGTGGCCGCGCGCCTGGGCATCCCGGCGGTCGTCGTGGTCCCGCAGACGGTACCCCAGGTCAAGGCCAACGCGATCACCGGATATGGCGCCGAGCTGGTCCGGTGCGGAACCACGATGTCGGAGCGGTACGATATGGCGACGCGCCTGGCCCAGGAGCGAGGGCTCCACATGGTGCCATCGTTTGACGACACCCTGGTGATCGCGGGCCAGGGGACCTGCGGCCTTGAGATCCTGGAACAGGTCCCGGACCTGGCAGCGGTGGCGGTTCCGGCCAGCGGCGGCGGCCTGCTCTCCGGCGTGGCGCTCGCGATCAAGGCGCTGCGGCCGCAGGTGCGGATAATCGGCGTGGAGCCGCTCAACGTGGCCAGGTTCGCGGCATCGCGGGCGGCCGGGAAGCGGGTCTCGGTGCCCTCGGTGGACACTGTTGCCGACGGCCTGCGCGGGCAGACGCCCGGGGAGCTCACATGGGAGGCCACCTGCCGGGCGGTGGACGAGTTCGTGGCCGTGGACGACGATGCCATCCTGGATGCGGTCCGCCGTCTCTGCGTGGAGGCGCACCTGGCGGTCGAGCCGTCAGGCGCCGTTTCCGTGGCAGCGCTGCTGGCAGGCCTGGTCAGGCACCGTCCGGCAGTGGCCGTGGTCAGTGGCGGCAACCTGGATCCGGCACTCCTGGCAGGCCTCCTGACCCGTCCGGGCTAG
- a CDS encoding glycine dehydrogenase subunit 2 has product MTRPPTTMPVIFERSMPGRIAAAPPAPDVPDVPMETIVDAEHLRNTPPTLPEVSELDLVRHYTRLSHRNYSVDAGFYPLGSCTMKYNPKVNEDAAGLAGFARLHPNTPAPLAQGALELLWRLEQMLCEISGMDRVTFQPSAGAHGEMTALMMIRAYLEDRGERRTRVIVPDSAHGTNPASAAMCGFEVTTVRSDARGNIDHAALRRAADGSVAALMLTNPNTLGLFEEGIYEVAEIVHNCGALMYLDGANFNAMLGITRPGDQGFDVMHMNVHKTFGTPHGGGGPGAGPVAVKRLLEPYMPAPTVERDGDRFLLDGDRPKSIGRVRAFNGNFGIFVRTYAYLLAYGPLLRQVSEAAVLNANYLLALLRPHFDLPYDRRCMHEFVLSGRRQKEQHGIRTLEIAKRLLDHGFHAPTVYFPLIVSEAILIEPTETESRQTLDAFADAMIRVAGECATDPETVRNAPQSTVVTRLDEVAAARKLNLRWTAGKEGDS; this is encoded by the coding sequence ATGACCAGGCCGCCGACGACCATGCCGGTGATCTTTGAACGCAGCATGCCCGGCCGCATCGCCGCGGCCCCTCCTGCTCCGGACGTGCCCGACGTGCCGATGGAGACGATCGTTGACGCGGAGCACCTCCGGAACACCCCACCGACCCTGCCCGAGGTGAGCGAGCTCGATCTCGTGCGGCACTACACGCGGCTCTCGCACCGGAACTACTCCGTGGATGCAGGGTTCTACCCGCTCGGGTCGTGCACGATGAAGTACAACCCAAAGGTCAACGAGGACGCCGCGGGCCTGGCCGGGTTTGCCCGGCTCCACCCCAACACGCCCGCGCCGCTGGCGCAGGGAGCGCTCGAACTCCTGTGGCGCCTCGAGCAGATGCTCTGCGAGATCAGCGGGATGGACCGGGTCACCTTCCAGCCGTCGGCAGGGGCGCACGGAGAGATGACCGCGCTCATGATGATCCGGGCGTACCTGGAGGACCGCGGCGAACGCCGCACCCGCGTGATCGTGCCCGACTCGGCGCACGGCACCAACCCGGCGTCCGCGGCCATGTGCGGGTTCGAGGTTACAACCGTGCGCAGCGACGCCCGCGGAAACATTGACCACGCCGCGCTGCGCCGCGCCGCCGACGGCTCTGTTGCCGCTCTCATGCTGACCAACCCCAACACCCTGGGGCTGTTCGAGGAAGGCATCTACGAGGTGGCCGAGATAGTGCACAACTGTGGCGCGCTGATGTACCTCGACGGCGCGAACTTCAACGCGATGCTGGGCATCACGCGCCCGGGCGACCAGGGCTTCGATGTCATGCACATGAACGTGCACAAGACCTTCGGCACGCCCCACGGCGGCGGAGGCCCCGGTGCCGGACCGGTTGCTGTGAAGCGCCTGCTCGAGCCGTACATGCCGGCCCCGACGGTCGAGCGCGACGGCGACCGCTTCCTCCTGGACGGAGACCGACCCAAGTCCATAGGTCGCGTGCGCGCCTTCAACGGCAACTTCGGGATCTTCGTGCGCACCTACGCCTACCTGCTGGCGTACGGGCCCCTGCTTCGCCAGGTGTCCGAGGCGGCGGTGCTCAACGCCAACTACCTGCTGGCGCTGCTGAGGCCCCACTTCGATCTGCCATACGATCGCAGGTGCATGCACGAGTTCGTGCTGTCGGGCCGCAGACAGAAGGAGCAGCACGGGATCAGGACGCTGGAAATCGCCAAGCGCCTGCTGGATCACGGATTCCACGCGCCCACGGTCTACTTCCCGCTGATCGTGAGCGAGGCAATCCTGATCGAACCGACCGAGACCGAGAGCAGGCAGACGCTGGACGCGTTCGCCGACGCGATGATCCGCGTGGCCGGGGAGTGCGCGACCGACCCCGAGACCGTGAGGAACGCGCCGCAGAGCACCGTGGTGACGCGCCTCGACGAGGTCGCCGCGGCCCGCAAGCTCAATCTGCGGTGGACCGCGGGCAAGGAGGGCGACTCATGA
- a CDS encoding aminomethyl-transferring glycine dehydrogenase subunit GcvPA has product MLRVAGVASLEDLFAEIPAAARMKRPLELPPALPEGELLDHLRRLADKNAHADHMVSFLGAGAYDHEIPSVVWRLAGRAEFVTAYTPYQAEVMQGELQAAYEYQTMLCELTGMDVANASMYDGASALGEAAVMARDLTGRNRVVTSSAVHPHYREVLRTYTRHLGIEVTEVPHRDGVTPPGEIRAATGPETAAVMVQSPNAFGCIEQGAALAQVAHEAGALLIAAVAEPISLGLLRPPGDYGADIVAGEGQPLGNHLNYGGPYLGMLAARREFVRRMPGRLVGMTKDRDGRRGFVLTIQAREQHIKREKATSNICTNEALNALAAAVYMAALGPGGMRRVAEVNARRAHYAMERLTAVAGISRAFAAPVFNEFVLRTPLPPDQLNGRLAEAGFLGGLALGAWYPDLPDGWLVCVTEARTRGQIDAFVEAVKEAIVR; this is encoded by the coding sequence ATGTTACGAGTCGCCGGCGTCGCGAGCCTGGAGGATCTGTTCGCGGAGATCCCCGCGGCCGCCCGCATGAAGCGGCCGCTGGAACTGCCGCCCGCCCTTCCAGAGGGAGAGCTGCTTGATCACTTACGGCGCCTCGCCGACAAGAACGCACACGCGGACCACATGGTCAGCTTCCTGGGTGCTGGCGCATACGACCACGAGATCCCCAGCGTGGTATGGCGCCTGGCAGGCCGGGCCGAGTTCGTGACGGCCTACACGCCATATCAGGCCGAGGTTATGCAGGGAGAGCTGCAGGCGGCCTACGAGTACCAGACGATGCTCTGCGAGCTGACCGGAATGGACGTGGCAAACGCCTCGATGTACGACGGTGCCAGCGCGCTCGGAGAGGCGGCGGTGATGGCCCGCGACCTGACCGGCCGCAACCGGGTGGTGACCTCGAGCGCCGTGCACCCCCACTATCGCGAGGTGCTGCGCACGTACACGCGCCACCTGGGAATCGAGGTGACCGAGGTTCCGCACCGCGACGGGGTGACACCCCCCGGGGAGATCCGCGCGGCAACCGGGCCGGAGACGGCGGCGGTCATGGTGCAGTCACCCAACGCCTTTGGATGCATCGAGCAGGGAGCCGCCCTGGCGCAGGTGGCGCACGAAGCCGGGGCGCTGCTGATCGCTGCCGTGGCTGAGCCGATCAGCCTGGGCCTGCTGCGCCCGCCCGGCGATTACGGCGCCGACATCGTGGCCGGAGAAGGCCAGCCGCTGGGCAATCACCTCAACTACGGAGGCCCGTATCTGGGGATGCTCGCGGCTCGCCGGGAGTTTGTCCGACGCATGCCCGGCCGCCTTGTAGGGATGACCAAGGACCGCGACGGCCGCAGGGGCTTCGTCCTTACCATTCAGGCGCGCGAGCAACACATCAAGCGCGAGAAGGCAACCAGCAACATCTGCACAAATGAGGCCCTGAACGCCCTCGCGGCAGCGGTCTACATGGCCGCGCTAGGCCCTGGGGGAATGCGCCGCGTGGCCGAGGTGAACGCCCGCCGGGCGCACTACGCGATGGAGAGGCTGACCGCCGTAGCGGGCATCAGCCGGGCATTCGCCGCCCCGGTCTTCAACGAGTTCGTGCTGAGGACACCCTTGCCGCCCGACCAGCTCAACGGGCGGCTGGCCGAGGCCGGGTTCCTGGGAGGCCTGGCGCTGGGGGCCTGGTATCCGGACCTGCCGGACGGCTGGCTCGTCTGCGTCACCGAGGCGCGCACGCGAGGGCAGATTGACGCGTTCGTGGAAGCGGTGAAGGAGGCGATCGTCCGATGA
- the gcvH gene encoding glycine cleavage system protein GcvH encodes MFPTDRKYTRDHEWAKRENGRVRIGITAFAAERLSDIVFVELPNVGAEVRAGQAFGAIESVKAASDLYAPVSGRVVEVNQAVVDGPETINQDPHGAAWMVVIEMSAPDEWEQLLDAEAYGALVGAEQT; translated from the coding sequence ATGTTCCCGACAGACCGAAAGTACACGCGCGACCACGAGTGGGCCAAGAGGGAGAACGGCAGGGTCCGCATCGGAATAACAGCATTCGCCGCGGAGCGGCTCAGCGACATTGTCTTCGTCGAGCTGCCCAACGTGGGCGCTGAAGTGCGCGCCGGGCAGGCGTTTGGGGCGATCGAGTCTGTGAAGGCGGCCAGCGACCTCTACGCGCCGGTCTCCGGCAGGGTCGTGGAGGTGAACCAGGCGGTGGTTGACGGTCCCGAGACCATCAACCAAGACCCGCACGGGGCTGCCTGGATGGTCGTGATAGAGATGTCCGCCCCCGACGAGTGGGAGCAACTCCTGGACGCCGAAGCATACGGGGCCCTGGTAGGGGCAGAGCAGACGTGA
- the gcvT gene encoding glycine cleavage system aminomethyltransferase GcvT, whose amino-acid sequence MRRTSLYEAHRAAGGRMVPFAGWEMPVQYAGLVEEHLAVRTRAGLFDVSHMGEILVEGPHALAAVQRLITNDARPLAVGQGLYSPMCSPAGGVIDDLTLFRTAEQEYLLIVNAGTRAKDLAWIQEHAAPAMVRDISDGVALLALQGPRAEAVLAAVSGASLAGLRPFGRLDGLAAQGVPVAVTRTGYTGEDGFEIASAWDHAPRVWEALVEAGRPHGLIPVGLGARDTLRLEAGMMLYGQDIDETTSPLEAPLAWTVKFDKEEFIGRPALEHQRTGGVARRLVGFEAYGRAIPRHGCEIRAGGDRAGGVTSGTFSPSLRRPIGMGYVPREAAARGTGLEITVRGSPVPARVVRLPFYRRTQEPRRD is encoded by the coding sequence CTGCGCCGCACCTCGCTCTACGAGGCTCACCGGGCCGCGGGCGGCCGGATGGTGCCGTTCGCGGGATGGGAGATGCCCGTGCAGTACGCGGGCCTGGTGGAGGAGCACCTGGCGGTGCGCACGCGCGCCGGGCTCTTTGACGTGTCGCACATGGGCGAGATCCTCGTCGAAGGTCCACATGCGCTCGCGGCGGTGCAGCGGCTGATTACCAACGATGCCCGGCCGCTGGCAGTGGGCCAAGGGCTGTACTCCCCGATGTGTAGTCCGGCAGGCGGCGTGATTGACGACCTGACCCTCTTCCGCACGGCCGAACAGGAGTATCTCCTCATAGTGAACGCCGGCACCAGAGCCAAAGATCTGGCCTGGATCCAGGAACACGCAGCGCCGGCGATGGTACGGGACATCTCTGACGGCGTGGCCCTCCTGGCCCTGCAGGGGCCCAGGGCCGAGGCGGTGCTCGCAGCGGTGTCCGGAGCCTCGCTCGCGGGCCTGCGGCCATTTGGCCGCCTCGATGGACTCGCGGCGCAGGGCGTTCCGGTGGCGGTCACGCGGACAGGATACACCGGCGAAGATGGCTTCGAGATCGCCTCGGCCTGGGACCACGCGCCCCGAGTCTGGGAGGCACTCGTGGAGGCCGGTCGGCCGCACGGGCTGATTCCGGTCGGGCTGGGCGCCCGCGACACGCTTCGCCTCGAGGCCGGCATGATGCTCTACGGGCAGGACATTGACGAGACGACCTCTCCGCTGGAGGCGCCCCTGGCCTGGACGGTGAAGTTCGACAAGGAGGAGTTCATAGGCAGGCCGGCGCTGGAGCACCAGCGCACAGGGGGCGTAGCAAGACGTCTGGTCGGATTCGAGGCGTACGGAAGGGCCATACCACGGCACGGGTGCGAGATCCGCGCCGGGGGCGACCGCGCCGGGGGCGTCACAAGCGGAACGTTCTCGCCTTCGCTCCGCCGCCCGATCGGCATGGGCTATGTGCCGAGGGAAGCGGCCGCTCGCGGAACCGGCCTGGAAATCACGGTCCGGGGCTCGCCGGTTCCCGCCCGCGTGGTTCGGCTGCCGTTCTACCGGCGCACGCAAGAACCAAGAAGAGACTGA
- a CDS encoding phosphoribosyltransferase: MVFTNRRDAGRHLAAALDHLRDQDPVVLAVPRGGVVVGREVADRLGALLDVIVPRKLRAPYNPELAIGAVAEGGAAVLDEMAHGVSAAYLEQETEAQRAEIARRVKAYRGGRSLPSLAGRTVIVLDDGIATGATLIAALRAVRAMAPGHLVAAVPVAPPESVARMAREADEVVCLSAPDFFQAVGQFYEDFTQVEDAEVVALLSQGQQK; this comes from the coding sequence ATGGTCTTCACCAACAGGCGAGACGCAGGCCGCCACCTGGCCGCGGCCCTCGACCACCTGCGGGACCAGGACCCTGTGGTTCTCGCGGTGCCGCGAGGCGGAGTGGTGGTGGGCCGGGAGGTCGCCGACCGGCTGGGCGCGCTGCTGGATGTGATCGTGCCGAGGAAGCTGCGCGCGCCCTACAACCCCGAGCTGGCGATCGGCGCGGTGGCCGAAGGCGGCGCGGCCGTGCTGGACGAGATGGCGCACGGCGTGAGCGCGGCCTATCTGGAGCAGGAGACCGAGGCGCAGCGCGCTGAGATCGCCAGGCGCGTCAAGGCGTATCGTGGGGGCCGGTCACTCCCATCCTTGGCCGGCCGGACCGTCATCGTGCTCGACGACGGCATCGCAACCGGCGCCACCCTCATCGCGGCGCTGCGCGCCGTGCGCGCCATGGCGCCGGGCCACCTGGTGGCGGCCGTGCCGGTTGCACCTCCTGAGTCGGTCGCCCGCATGGCCAGGGAGGCGGACGAGGTGGTCTGCTTGAGCGCCCCGGATTTCTTCCAGGCGGTCGGGCAGTTCTACGAGGACTTCACACAGGTGGAAGACGCCGAGGTGGTTGCGCTTCTCTCGCAAGGACAGCAGAAGTGA
- a CDS encoding DUF4446 family protein, which yields MPLTSDSLILYLLVATGALVIAVVAMALRLRGLSRQVAAAGGDPAFVERVAALQREVGAAARQIEHLGGRVDRLGEQAQRSLQHTGLVRYDAFKELGGHLSFSLALLDARRDGVVLSVLNDRDGARGYAKPVTGGRSTYTLSEEEQRAIDEA from the coding sequence ATGCCATTGACCTCTGATTCCCTTATTCTTTACCTGCTTGTGGCCACCGGAGCGCTTGTAATCGCGGTGGTGGCCATGGCCCTGCGGCTCCGGGGGCTCTCGCGGCAGGTTGCTGCTGCTGGCGGCGACCCGGCGTTCGTGGAGCGGGTGGCGGCGCTCCAGCGCGAGGTGGGAGCAGCCGCCCGGCAGATTGAACACCTGGGGGGGCGTGTGGACCGCCTGGGCGAGCAGGCCCAGCGCAGTCTCCAGCACACCGGGCTGGTAAGGTACGATGCTTTCAAGGAGCTCGGGGGGCACCTAAGCTTCAGTCTCGCATTGCTGGACGCGCGCCGGGACGGGGTCGTGCTGAGCGTGCTCAACGACCGCGATGGCGCGCGCGGGTATGCCAAGCCCGTGACCGGCGGACGGTCCACATATACCCTATCGGAGGAAGAGCAGCGCGCGATAGACGAAGCATAG